The sequence below is a genomic window from Barrientosiimonas humi.
CGGCACGTTGATCTCCTCCGCCGACTGCGGCACCACGTCGAACCCGACGAACAGGAACGGCACCACCACGAGCACCGCGACGAACCCGTCGAACCCGCCGGTGAACAGCGGCCGCATGTTGGCGGTGGAGCCGCCGACGAACGAACCGACCAGCAGCAGCGCGCCCACGACCAGCAGGAACAGCACGATGAACGACTGCGCCGCGCTCGCCGGCTTGATGCCGCGAATGTTGAGCAGGGTCAGCACGACTGCGGCCACGACACCGACCAGTGCCCAGGTCAGGTAGACGTCGGACCCCGCGACCGACCACAGGCGTACCTGGTTGAGCTCGGGGAACAGGTAGAGCGCCGTGCGCGGCAGCGCCACCGCCTCGAACGCGACGATCGTGACGTAACCGCCGGTGATCGCCCACGAGCAGACGAACGCCCACCGCGGACCCATCCCGCGCATGACGTAGTGGTGCTCGCCGCCCGCGTGCGGCATCGCCGAGACGAGCTCGGAGTAGGTCAGGCCGACCAGGCACATGATGAGCCCGCCGACGACGAAGGCCAGCGCGGCACCGAACGTGCCCGCCGACTCGAGCCAGCCGCCGGTGAGCACGACCCAGCCGAAGCCGATCATCGCGCCGAAGCCGATGGCGATGGTGTCGAGGCTGCCGAGCGCGCGGACGAAGCCGCCGTCGGTGCCGTGCGTGGGGGAGTGGTCCGTCATCTCCCCATGCTGCCGGGCTACCGGCGAGTCGGGAGGTCAGACGCGCACGTCGACCCAGACCAGGCGGTGGTCGCTCGTCGGGAACGGGTAGCTGCCGGTGAGCCGCGACAGCGGGTCGGCCTTGACCGGCCAGAACACCCGGGCGTCGAGCATCTTCAGGTTGCGGCTCGGCAGGACGTAGTCGGCCCGGATGTTGCCGGGCGGCTCGGCGAAGTCGGCGGTGTCGTACTTCGCCGGCGTGCGGTGGGTGAGGTTGGCCCCGCCCTGCTCGCGCGCGGCCTCGACGGCGCCCTCCGACCACGGCGTCAGCGAGGTGTTGACCCGCTTGTTGGTCAGTAGCTGCTGGACCGCGCCGGGCAGCGAGTCGCCGTCGTAGGGGTCGCTGTTCTGGTCGCCGGCGATGACGAACCGGCTGCCCGGCTTCAGGCCACCGCGCTGGCCGGCGTCGTCGTAGATGTAGCGCGACCGGCTCGGCCCGGAGACATAGTCGGCCCACAGTCGGATCTCGTCGGCGTTGCGCAGGCCGTTGCGGTCCTCCGGCCCGTCGAACACCGGCGGCGTCGGGTGCGAGGCGAGCACGTGGACCGTGCGCCTGCCGACCCGCACGGGGACGTCCCAGTGCGACTTGCTCGACAGCCGTACGCGCTCCAGCTCCTCGGGGGAGAACCAGTCGTTCGGCTCGGGCGTGGCCGGGTCGTCGGGCAGTCGCGCGCCCGGCATGTCCTTCCAAAGGAAGTTCTGGAAGGTGCGCACCCGCGCGGTGTCGATGGGGTACTTGCTGTAGACGACCATGCCGTACTGCCCCGGGAACTCGCCGAACCCGAACGCGTCGTTCGGGCCGCCGACGGTGCCGTCGTTGTCGAGGTCCATGCCGCTCGGCACGCCGGTGTTGACCGGGGCGGTGTAGGCGTAGGGGTAGGTCACCGGGTCCGCGCCGCGCTGCCCGCGCTCGAGGTAGTTGTCGCGGAACAGGTCGACCGCGACGTTGCCCGGGACGTAGTCGAACTCGTTGATGAGGACGACGTCGGGGTCGGTGCGCTGGATGGTCTCGGCCACGTTGCGCGCCTGCTCGTTGTCCGGCGTCGACAGGTCGCGCACGAGCTGGCCCTCGGCGGAGCGGTTGAGCGAGGCGTTGAACTGGGCCACGCGCAGGGTGCGGTCGGGGGCGTTGCTCCCGGGCTTGGCGCGGTCAGGCTTGGCGCTGCCCTGCGGCTTGGCGCTGTCGCCGGGCTTGGCGGTGGCGGCCGGGGCGGCGAGGCCGACCGAACCGGCCAGGGCGACACCGACGAGGGCGGTGAGGAGCGACGTACGGCGGGTGCGACGGGTCATGAGCCCCACTGTGGCCCGGTCCGGGCGACCTGCGGGCGAACACGAGGAGATCTTTGGGCGGTGGGGACGGCTGGCGGAGTCGCCGCGCGACTGAGTGGTCACTTGTGGTGGGTGTCGACCGTCGCGCACCCGCCACAAGTGACCACTCGAGCCGGTGAGTCGTCACCTACGCCGGTCGGCGCTGGCTATCACCGAAGGCCGGTGCGTCGAGCGGGGTCGTGGGGGAGCATGGGGCGGTGAGTCAGACCGAACCCATCCTGGGCGCCTCGCTCGACGAGCTGCGCCGCACCCGGACCAGCGTGAAGTGGCAGGCGTACGGCCACGAGGCCATCCCCGTGTGGGTCGCCGAGATGGATGCGCGGCCCTGCCCGCCGGTGGTCGAGGCGGTCACGTCGGCGCTCGGCCGCGGCGACACGGGGTATGCGTGGACGGCCGAATACGTCCGTGCCGCAATGGATTTCGCGAAGCGGCGGTGGGACTGGTCGCCCGACCCCGGCGCGGCGATGAGCGTGCCCGACGTGATGTCGGGGATCGAGGCGCTGCTCGTGCACAACGTGCCCCGCGAGGCGGGCGTGGTGCTGAGCCCGCCGTGCTACGACTCGTTCTACGGCTTCGTCGCCGCCACCGGTCGGCGCCTGGTGAAGGCTCCGCTCGGCGCCGACCTGCGGCTCGACCTCGACGCGCTCGACCGGGCGTTCGTCGAGGCCGGGCCGGGCGGGGCATACGTGCTGTGCAACCCGCAGAACCCGACCGGCACGGTGCACACCGCCGACGAGCTGCGGGCGCTCGCGCGGCTGGCCGACGAACGCCGGATCCTGGTGCTGTCGGACGAGATTCACGCGCCGCTCGTGCAGCCGGGGACGACGTACACGCCGTATCTGAGTCTGCCCGAGGCCGCCCGCGGCGTCGCCCTGATGAGCGGGTCGAAGGCGTTCAACCTGGCCGGGATCAAGGCGGCGCTGGCGTTCGCCGGGCCCGACGCCAAGGAGCGTCTCGCGGCGCTGCCTGAGGTGCTGACTCACGGCGCCAACCACCTCGGGGTGATCGCGGCGACCGCGGCGTACGACCACGGCGGGCCGTGGCTCGACCAGCTGCTCGGCGAGCTGGCCGACCGGCGCCGGCTGCTGGGTGAGCTGCTCGCGCAGCGTCTCCCCGACGTACGCCCGGTGCCGAGCCAGGCGACCTTCCTCGCCTGGCTCGACTGCCGGGGGCTGGGCGTCGACGACCCGGTCGCGACGTTCCGGCGCGGGGGCGTGATCGTCAGCGCGGGCACCTGGTACGACCCCGACCAGGGCGCCGGGTGGGTGCGCTTCAACCTCGGCACCTCGCCCGAGGTGATCACCGCCGCCGTCGACCGCATGGCCGCAGCGCTCGAGCCGGTCGAGTAGCGCGAGGAACGAGCGCGTATCGAGACCCCGGCGACCGCCCTACCTGGCCACCTCGGGCTCGGCGTCGGCGATCTGCCGGTGCGCCCACGGCGACAGCAGCGCGAGCACCACACCGAACGCGACGGCGATGACGCCGAGAACCGTGAAGAACTGCGCGTCGGGGGTGTCCTCGGTGAGCCGGATGGCCTGCGCGGCGATCGACTGACCGGTCGCCGACGACAGGAACCACAGCGCCATCGCCTGCGACGCGAACGCCTTCGGGGCCAGCACCGTCGTGGCCGAGAGACCGACCGGCGACAGGCACAGCTCACCGAGCGTCTGCACGACGAACACGCCGCCGAGCACCCACACCGGGGCGGTCGGACCCTCGTAGTAGTTCGCGGCGATTCCCAGCAGCACGAACGAGATTCCCGCGATGGCCACACCCATCGCGAACTTCATCGGCGTGCTCGGGAACTTGCCGGAGCGGGCCAGCCACAGCAGACCGAACAGCGGTGCGAGGAGGGTGATGGTGATCGGGTTGATCGACTGGAACCACTCCTCCTCGAAGCGGAAGCCCAGCGAGTCCAGGTCGGTGCGCCGCGCGGCGAAGGTCGCCATCTTGGTCGCGGCCTGCTCGAAGATCATCCAGAACAGCACCGCGGCGATCCACATCGGGAGGTAGGCCCGCAGGTGGCGTCGCTCGGTCGGGGTGACTCGCTTGCTGCGGAACATCACGACGAAGTACGTGACCGAGGCGGCGACCGACAGCAGCGCCACCGTGTCGATGACGGCGGCGGCATAGCCACCGCGCACGACGCGGAGCAGGCCGATGAGCACCGCGACACCGCCGACGACGCCGAGTCCGATCAGCCCGGCGCGGCGCCGCGCCGTGTCGTCGACGGGGTTCGGAGCC
It includes:
- a CDS encoding endonuclease/exonuclease/phosphatase family protein is translated as MTRRTRRTSLLTALVGVALAGSVGLAAPAATAKPGDSAKPQGSAKPDRAKPGSNAPDRTLRVAQFNASLNRSAEGQLVRDLSTPDNEQARNVAETIQRTDPDVVLINEFDYVPGNVAVDLFRDNYLERGQRGADPVTYPYAYTAPVNTGVPSGMDLDNDGTVGGPNDAFGFGEFPGQYGMVVYSKYPIDTARVRTFQNFLWKDMPGARLPDDPATPEPNDWFSPEELERVRLSSKSHWDVPVRVGRRTVHVLASHPTPPVFDGPEDRNGLRNADEIRLWADYVSGPSRSRYIYDDAGQRGGLKPGSRFVIAGDQNSDPYDGDSLPGAVQQLLTNKRVNTSLTPWSEGAVEAAREQGGANLTHRTPAKYDTADFAEPPGNIRADYVLPSRNLKMLDARVFWPVKADPLSRLTGSYPFPTSDHRLVWVDVRV
- a CDS encoding MalY/PatB family protein produces the protein MSQTEPILGASLDELRRTRTSVKWQAYGHEAIPVWVAEMDARPCPPVVEAVTSALGRGDTGYAWTAEYVRAAMDFAKRRWDWSPDPGAAMSVPDVMSGIEALLVHNVPREAGVVLSPPCYDSFYGFVAATGRRLVKAPLGADLRLDLDALDRAFVEAGPGGAYVLCNPQNPTGTVHTADELRALARLADERRILVLSDEIHAPLVQPGTTYTPYLSLPEAARGVALMSGSKAFNLAGIKAALAFAGPDAKERLAALPEVLTHGANHLGVIAATAAYDHGGPWLDQLLGELADRRRLLGELLAQRLPDVRPVPSQATFLAWLDCRGLGVDDPVATFRRGGVIVSAGTWYDPDQGAGWVRFNLGTSPEVITAAVDRMAAALEPVE
- a CDS encoding peptide MFS transporter, whose product is MSATPTDTGATPAEKTFLGHPRGLATLFNVELWERFSYYGMRAILLYYLVDTAANGGLGLDDTLGEAVVATYGAAVYLLSIIGGWLADRMIGARRSVLYGGLIIMAGHLSLAVPGAGFSWLGIALVALGTGLLKPNVSTMVGHLYTDRDPRRDAGFSIFYVSINIGAFFAPFVVAFLRNRWGYHAGFSAAAVGMGIALVLYYLGRKRLDPDSDKAPNPVDDTARRRAGLIGLGVVGGVAVLIGLLRVVRGGYAAAVIDTVALLSVAASVTYFVVMFRSKRVTPTERRHLRAYLPMWIAAVLFWMIFEQAATKMATFAARRTDLDSLGFRFEEEWFQSINPITITLLAPLFGLLWLARSGKFPSTPMKFAMGVAIAGISFVLLGIAANYYEGPTAPVWVLGGVFVVQTLGELCLSPVGLSATTVLAPKAFASQAMALWFLSSATGQSIAAQAIRLTEDTPDAQFFTVLGVIAVAFGVVLALLSPWAHRQIADAEPEVAR